The window TGTGGATACCACGCTTGGCCCGCCCATTGCGGAACAACGCCCCGTTGATGCGGGCAGGGCTGCCGCGCCCCGTTCCGGCTCCAATGTGGATGTGGCGCGGGAGACCGTGGATTTGATCCGTTCGCAAAACGCATTTGCCGCCAATGCCGCCATGGTCCGTGCCTGGGACGAAACCACCGGTCTGTTGGTCAACCGTACGGTCTGACTTCTTCTCTGTTTTTCAAAAATCATTTCTTCTTTTTTGCAACGCTTATGCAGCGATTCCGACATGTTGCGTGCGCTCTTGCGCGTGCCGGAAAGGGATTCCCTTTGTCCAGGAATTCTGATAAACGCTATTAAGCCCTCTTGCGGGCAAAAAAGTGTGTTTAGCCCCGGCCAATGGGTACGGGGTCTTTTTCTGTCAGGAGAAAAGTATGGTTCCGAATACTTCCGCAAAGACGGACTTTGATGTGATCATCGTGGGGGGCGGTCCGGCCGGACTGTTCGCCGCGTATTGGCTTGGAGAGCATACCGGGCTGGACGTGCTCGTGGTGGAGAAGGGCAAGCGCAGTCTGAATCGGGTCTGCCCCATTGCCGGTGAAAACGGGTGCATCAAGTGCCGCCCCTGCAATATCCTTTGCGGGGTGGGCGGTGCAGGGTTGTTTTCCGATGGAAAATTGAATTATATTCATAAATTGGGAAAGACAGACCTGACCCAGTTCATGCCTGTTTCCGAGGCCAAGAAGCTCATCGACGAGACGGAGTCCATTTTCAACCGTTTCGGCATGGATGCGGACGTGTATCCCACGGACATGGAAGCGGCCAAGGCCATTCGGCGTGAATCGAAAAAGCACGGCATAGATTTGCTGCTCATCAAGCAAAAGCATTTGGGCAGCGACAATCTGCCCGGACACATCGCGGGGATGGCGGAGCACATCAAGGAGCAGGGTGTGGTTTTCCATACGTCTGAGGACGTGCGCGACGTGCTGGTGGAAGATGGCGCGGTCTGCGGTGTGCGCACCAACCGTGGGGAGTATTCGGCTCGTTCCGTTATTCTGGCTCCTGGCCGTGTCGGGGCCGAATGGATGGCCAAGGTGGCCCATGAATTGGAACTCGGCGTTTCCCAGCGAGGCATCGAGGTAGGGGTTCGCGTGGAGGTGTCCCGCGAAATCATGGAAGATCTTTGCGGTATTATTTATGATCCCACATTCTTCATCCGCACGGCCAAATATGATGATCAGACCCGCACGTTCTGCACCAACCAGGGTGGGTTCGTAGCGTTGGAAAATTATCAGGATTTTGTCTGCGTCAACGGCCATGCCTACACGGGGCGCAAGTCCGACAACACCAACTTTGCCTTCCTCTCCAAGGTGGTGCTGGATGATCCCGTGACGGACAATCAGTCCTATGGGGAGTCCATCGGCCGACTGGCCACGCTCATCGGTGGGGGCAAGCCTATTTTGCAGCGTTTCGGAGACCTCAAGCGGGGGCGCCGTTCTACTTGGAACCGCATTCGCAACAGTTCCATCGAACCCACGCTGCGTAATGTGGTCTGTGGCGATATCGCCATGGCCCTTCCGGAGCGTATTCTGACCAACCTTGTGGATGGTTTGGAAAAACTCAATGAAGTGGTGCCGGGCGTTTCCAACGACGAGACCTTGCTCTATGCCCCGGAAATCAAATTCTTTGCCACGCAGGTGGACACGGATTCCCAGTTGGAAACCGGCGTGCAGGGGTTGTTTGTGGCGGGTGACGGTCCGGGGGTTGCCGGAAATATCGTTTCCGCCGCAGCAACGGGACTGATTCCGGCCAAGGCGATTGCCAAGCGCCTGACGTGAGTATTCCGGCCATAAAATGGCTACCGAAGTGCAACTGACCGTCGAGACGGTCCGACCTCGGGATGCTGTTTTTTGACAGACGCATTAGCCGCCTTTCTGAATGAGAGGCGGCTTTTTCATGTCCATGCATTGCCGTAACACGGAAATAAGTGTAACAACGATACCAAACAAAACACGCCATATATGGAGGGGGATTCATGAAGCGTATGGCCGTAATCGTTACGTTATTGTCGTGTGTGTGGGCATTGCCCGTCATGGCCGCATCGTGGAGTATGCAATGTCCGCCGGGGTGGACCGACGAACGGTCCGGCCTGGGGGATGATTTGGTCAAGCAGTGCATTGCGCCTACACAGGATGCGTTTGTGGAATTGTATGCTTCCCAAGGGGAAGTGCTGCCCCTGGAGCGGTTGCTTCAGGAGTGGGAAACCGAAATGCTGTCGCGTGGGCTACCATTTCAGTCCCGATTGAAGCAACAGGCCACAACGGTGACCGGTGTACCGGCATTGGTCCGGGAATACACCGGTATGGCCAATGGAGCACGATTCCATTCCGTGGTGGCGGGCATGGTGAACAGTGGGCGGACATACGTCCTGCAGGCGTTGTATGTGGAGGATCGTGCGGCGTTGGTTTCCCAGGTTCGCATGGCGCTGGACAGTTTTGTGTTTACCAATGGATCCGGTGGGGGGTGTGCCGCACAACAGGGTGGCGCGTGGCAGCCTGGCCGGGAACAACCGGGAACGGTCTCCGGGGGCGGAGGATCCGCCACGGCCGGGGCTGGAACCCAGGTTCCGGGATTGGTGGATCGGGCCTGGAAAACCGGGGGCAATATGAGCGCCAAGTGGGGAGACGCCCATGGATCCGTGGAGCCGGGCAAAGACTATTCCGTATGGGAATTGACCACCACCCGCAGTGTGGGGCTGCACTTTCGTGATCCGTATAAAAAGGGCAAGCAGACGTACCATGTGGATATCGTGGATAAGCCGAGCGGGAAATATGTGGCACGGGAGACTGTGGGCATGTTTTCCAAAATCCGGGTAGGCCCGGGCCACTTTATGATCACGGTTCGTCCTGCTTCGGCGTATGCTGGCTGGAGCTGCGACTGGGAATAGCAGCGGTTTTCCCGCAGAAAAAAGGGCTTCGGCCCTTTTTTTTGGTCTTTTTTTAGAAAAGGGATTGACTTTGTGTCATTCTATTGACAGTGAGGTGGGAGTATAGAGTTCAAGCGGGTTCGCCGCCTTTCCGGTGGGTATGTTGGAGCGGAGGCGACCGCTTGTCCTGTTGTTTTCCGGAGGAATCAAAGTGCTCAATATCGATGGAATCATAGGCGAAAGCCCTGCATTGCAGGAGGTCTTTCAGGTGCTGGGCAAGGTGGCTCCCACGGATTCCACTGTCCTTGTCACAGGCGAATCCGGCACGGGTAAGGAATTGCTCGTACGCGCTCTGCACCACAATAGTAGGCGGCGGGATCAACCTTTTGTTCCCATCAACTGCGGTGCGATTCCGAAAGAATTGTTGGAGTCGGAGTTATTCGGGCACGAAAAGGGGGCGTTTACCCATGCCATTCGTTCTCGGTCCGGCCGGTTTGAACTGGCGGACGGGGGAACCATCTTTTTGGACGAAATCGGGGAAATGGATTTTTCCCTGCAAGTCAAGATATTGCGTGTTCTTCAGGAAAAGGAGATCGAGCGCGTTGGCGGCACGGCCGTCAAAAAGGTGGATGTGCGGGTCGTGGCGGCCACCAACCGGGAACTGGAGCGGGAAGTGGCTGAGGGACGTTTTCGCGAAGATCTGTTCTATCGCTTGAACGTCATCCCTTTGCAGCTTCCGGCCCTGCGGGAACGCGGCGAGGATGTATTGCTGCTGGCCAAGCATTTTCTCCAGCGCTTTTGCAAGGATAAGGATCGTGGCGAGTTGCGGCTTTCCCCTGAGGCCGAAAATATGCTCCTGGCTTACTCCTGGCCCGGCAACGTTCGCGAGCTGGAAAATTTCATGGAGCGGCTTTCCATTCTGTGTGACGGCACCAGCGTGGGCTTGGAGGATCTGCCCGGCAAAATCCTCCGGGAAGTGGGTGAAGAGCCTGTAGCCCGCCCGGTACCGGCAGCATCGATTCCCGCAGGGTTCCGTTGGCCGCGCCTGCGGGACATGAAGGAAAAGGATTTTGCGCTGAAGGATTTCCTGGAGCAGATGGAGGACCGTTTGATCCTTGAAGCGTTGGAGCAAGTGGGCGGGGTGAAGAATCAGGCCGCAGAATTGCTCGGCATCAAGCGTACGACGCTGATTGAGAAAATGAAAAAGCGCAAGCTGCTCGAAGGGTGATCGAGCGGCACTTCCGGCCTTGCACGGGTTTTGCAAGAAGGCGGGGTGTGGACGTGAAACAATTTCCACCGCTTGTGCGACCATTGCCCGGACCGGCGTTGTCGGCCCTTGCCTGGATTTTGGCTTTTGCCTGGATGCTGGTGTGGGGAGGCGAGGCCGACGCTGCTTCCGTGGC is drawn from Paucidesulfovibrio gracilis DSM 16080 and contains these coding sequences:
- a CDS encoding flagellar basal body rod C-terminal domain-containing protein, with product VDTTLGPPIAEQRPVDAGRAAAPRSGSNVDVARETVDLIRSQNAFAANAAMVRAWDETTGLLVNRTV
- a CDS encoding NAD(P)/FAD-dependent oxidoreductase, producing MVPNTSAKTDFDVIIVGGGPAGLFAAYWLGEHTGLDVLVVEKGKRSLNRVCPIAGENGCIKCRPCNILCGVGGAGLFSDGKLNYIHKLGKTDLTQFMPVSEAKKLIDETESIFNRFGMDADVYPTDMEAAKAIRRESKKHGIDLLLIKQKHLGSDNLPGHIAGMAEHIKEQGVVFHTSEDVRDVLVEDGAVCGVRTNRGEYSARSVILAPGRVGAEWMAKVAHELELGVSQRGIEVGVRVEVSREIMEDLCGIIYDPTFFIRTAKYDDQTRTFCTNQGGFVALENYQDFVCVNGHAYTGRKSDNTNFAFLSKVVLDDPVTDNQSYGESIGRLATLIGGGKPILQRFGDLKRGRRSTWNRIRNSSIEPTLRNVVCGDIAMALPERILTNLVDGLEKLNEVVPGVSNDETLLYAPEIKFFATQVDTDSQLETGVQGLFVAGDGPGVAGNIVSAAATGLIPAKAIAKRLT
- a CDS encoding sigma-54 interaction domain-containing protein — protein: MLERRRPLVLLFSGGIKVLNIDGIIGESPALQEVFQVLGKVAPTDSTVLVTGESGTGKELLVRALHHNSRRRDQPFVPINCGAIPKELLESELFGHEKGAFTHAIRSRSGRFELADGGTIFLDEIGEMDFSLQVKILRVLQEKEIERVGGTAVKKVDVRVVAATNRELEREVAEGRFREDLFYRLNVIPLQLPALRERGEDVLLLAKHFLQRFCKDKDRGELRLSPEAENMLLAYSWPGNVRELENFMERLSILCDGTSVGLEDLPGKILREVGEEPVARPVPAASIPAGFRWPRLRDMKEKDFALKDFLEQMEDRLILEALEQVGGVKNQAAELLGIKRTTLIEKMKKRKLLEG